The proteins below come from a single Acidovorax sp. NCPPB 4044 genomic window:
- the lldD gene encoding FMN-dependent L-lactate dehydrogenase LldD, translating into MIISSTADYREAARKRLPPFLFHYIDGGAYGEQTLRRNVEDLAAVALRQRVLKDMSRLDTRIELFGEQLSMPVALAPVGLTGMFARRGEVQAARAADAHGIPFTLSSVSVCPIEEVAPRLKRPMWFQLYVLKDRGFMKNALERAQAAGCTALVFTVDMPVPGARYRDAHSGMSGPNAELRRYWQAFTHPRWAWDVGALGRPHDLGNISAYLGKPTGLADYMGYLGANFDASISWKDLEWIRAFWKGPMLIKGILDPEDAKDAVRFGADGIIVSNHGGRQLDGVLSSAHALPAIADAVKGQIKILADSGIRNGLDVVRTIALGADAAMIGRAFIYALATAGEAGVKHLLELLEKEMRVAMTLTSVSKVSDITGDLLVKA; encoded by the coding sequence ATGATCATTTCCTCCACGGCCGATTACCGCGAAGCCGCGCGCAAGCGCCTGCCTCCCTTCCTCTTCCACTACATCGACGGCGGCGCCTACGGCGAGCAGACCCTGCGGCGCAACGTCGAGGACCTGGCCGCGGTGGCCCTGCGCCAGCGCGTGCTCAAGGACATGAGCCGGCTCGACACGCGCATCGAGCTGTTCGGCGAGCAGCTGTCGATGCCCGTGGCGCTCGCGCCCGTGGGGCTCACGGGCATGTTCGCGCGGCGCGGCGAGGTGCAGGCCGCGCGCGCGGCCGATGCGCACGGCATCCCCTTCACCCTGTCGAGCGTCTCGGTGTGCCCCATCGAGGAGGTGGCGCCCAGGCTGAAGCGGCCGATGTGGTTCCAGCTCTACGTGCTCAAGGACCGCGGCTTCATGAAGAACGCGCTGGAGCGCGCCCAGGCGGCCGGCTGCACGGCGCTGGTCTTCACGGTGGACATGCCCGTGCCCGGCGCGCGCTACCGCGACGCGCATTCCGGCATGAGCGGCCCCAACGCCGAGCTGCGCCGCTACTGGCAGGCCTTCACGCACCCGCGCTGGGCGTGGGACGTGGGCGCGCTGGGCCGCCCGCACGACCTGGGCAACATCTCGGCCTACCTCGGCAAGCCCACGGGCCTGGCCGACTACATGGGCTACCTGGGTGCGAACTTCGATGCATCGATCTCGTGGAAGGACCTGGAGTGGATCCGTGCCTTCTGGAAGGGCCCGATGCTCATCAAGGGCATCCTCGACCCGGAAGATGCCAAGGACGCCGTGCGCTTCGGCGCGGACGGCATCATCGTCTCCAACCACGGCGGGCGGCAGCTCGACGGCGTGCTCTCGTCGGCGCACGCGCTGCCGGCCATCGCCGATGCCGTGAAGGGCCAGATCAAGATCCTGGCCGACTCGGGCATCCGCAACGGCCTGGACGTGGTTCGCACCATCGCGCTCGGCGCCGACGCCGCGATGATCGGCCGCGCCTTCATCTACGCGCTGGCCACGGCCGGCGAAGCCGGCGTGAAGCACCTGCTGGAGCTGCTCGAAAAGGAGATGCGCGTGGCGATGACGCTCACCAGCGTCTCGAAGGTCTCGGACATCACGGGCGACCTGCTGGTCAAGGCCTGA
- the dld gene encoding D-lactate dehydrogenase encodes MNTSLPSSPAVPRDVLLAQLRAAVGKAHVLTDPQATRRFRRGHRTGEGPVLAVVRPGTLLEQWRVLQAAVAAGRIVILQAANTGLTGGSTPDGTGYDREIVLVNTLRITGVQVLGGGEQVVCLPGATLDRLEQVLAPLGREPHSVIGSSCIGASVLGGICNNSGGALVRRGPAYTELALYAQVREDGALQLVNHLGIALGSTPEEILTRLQSGDYTAADVAHDPGRAASDPRYAEHVRAVDADTPARFNADPSRLFEASGSAGKLCLFAVRLDTFPREPSTVFYIGSNAPEDLTDVRRHLLTRLPRLPIAGEYIHRTAYDIGERYGKDTFLVIDRFGTARVPAAFALKSRIDGFFERFGLRGVTDRMIQAITDRLPSHLPPRMRQMRERYEHHLLVRVSDDTAQATRDFLAQRFGGSATGGFFECDAEEGRRAFLHRFAIAGAAIRYREAHRARVEDIVALDVALRRNDREWVERLPADVEADVVHKLYYGHFFCHVFHQDYIVKKGVDPVAMEHRMWALLDARRAEYPAEHNVGHLYVAKPALADFYRRLDPTNTFNPGIGHTPRLRGWEPACCDAPPAWPAGYSEPMPEPAPPQ; translated from the coding sequence ATGAACACTTCCCTTCCCTCTTCTCCCGCCGTGCCGCGCGACGTGCTGCTCGCGCAACTGCGCGCGGCCGTGGGCAAGGCCCACGTGCTCACCGACCCCCAGGCCACGCGCCGCTTCCGGCGCGGGCACCGCACGGGCGAGGGCCCGGTGCTGGCCGTGGTGCGGCCCGGCACGCTGCTGGAGCAGTGGCGGGTACTGCAGGCCGCCGTGGCGGCCGGCCGCATCGTCATCCTGCAGGCGGCCAACACGGGCCTCACGGGCGGCTCCACGCCGGACGGCACGGGCTACGACCGCGAGATCGTGCTGGTCAACACGCTGCGCATCACGGGCGTGCAGGTGCTGGGCGGGGGCGAGCAGGTGGTCTGCCTGCCGGGCGCCACGCTCGACCGGCTGGAACAGGTGCTGGCGCCCCTCGGGCGCGAGCCGCATTCGGTGATCGGCTCGTCGTGCATCGGCGCCTCGGTGCTGGGCGGCATCTGCAACAACTCGGGCGGCGCGCTCGTGCGGCGCGGGCCGGCCTACACCGAGCTGGCGCTCTACGCCCAGGTGCGCGAGGACGGCGCGCTGCAACTGGTCAACCACCTGGGCATCGCGCTGGGCAGCACGCCCGAAGAGATCCTCACGCGCCTGCAGAGCGGCGACTACACGGCCGCCGACGTGGCCCACGACCCCGGGCGCGCCGCCTCCGATCCGCGCTACGCCGAGCACGTGCGGGCCGTGGACGCGGACACGCCCGCGCGCTTCAATGCCGACCCCTCGCGCCTGTTCGAGGCCTCCGGCTCGGCCGGCAAGCTGTGCCTGTTCGCCGTGCGGCTGGATACCTTTCCCAGGGAGCCGAGCACGGTGTTCTACATCGGCAGCAACGCGCCCGAAGACCTCACGGACGTGCGCCGCCACCTGCTCACGCGGCTGCCGCGCCTTCCCATCGCAGGCGAGTACATCCACCGCACGGCCTACGACATCGGCGAGCGCTACGGCAAGGACACCTTCCTGGTGATCGACCGTTTCGGCACGGCCCGCGTGCCGGCCGCCTTCGCGCTCAAGAGCCGCATCGACGGCTTCTTCGAGCGCTTCGGGCTGCGCGGCGTCACCGACCGGATGATCCAGGCGATCACGGACCGGCTGCCCAGCCACCTGCCGCCGCGCATGCGGCAGATGCGCGAACGCTACGAGCACCACCTGCTGGTGCGCGTCTCGGACGACACGGCGCAGGCCACGCGCGACTTTCTCGCGCAGCGCTTCGGGGGCAGCGCCACGGGGGGCTTCTTCGAGTGCGATGCGGAGGAGGGCCGCCGGGCCTTCCTGCACCGCTTCGCCATCGCGGGCGCCGCGATCCGCTACCGCGAGGCGCACCGCGCCCGCGTGGAGGACATCGTCGCGCTCGACGTGGCGCTGCGCCGCAACGACCGCGAATGGGTCGAGCGGCTGCCGGCGGACGTGGAGGCCGACGTGGTCCACAAGCTCTACTACGGCCACTTCTTCTGCCACGTCTTCCACCAGGACTACATCGTGAAGAAAGGCGTGGACCCGGTCGCGATGGAACACCGCATGTGGGCGCTGCTGGACGCGCGCCGCGCCGAATACCCGGCGGAGCACAACGTGGGCCACCTCTACGTGGCCAAGCCCGCGCTGGCCGATTTCTACCGGCGGCTGGACCCCACGAACACCTTCAATCCCGGCATCGGCCACACGCCGCGCCTGCGCGGCTGGGAGCCGGCCTGCTGCGATGCGCCGCCCGCGTGGCCGGCGGGCTACTCGGAACCCATGCCGGAGCCTGCGCCGCCGCAGTGA
- a CDS encoding plasmid stabilization protein: MPRAAWSDKRERQYEHIKDSLQERGRGEKAAEQIAARTVNKERAQHGEAKKANPKTVRDTPAPVRGGQRSHTGAQGRTREQLYEEARRKGIAGRSKMNKAELEKAVGR, from the coding sequence ATGCCCCGAGCCGCCTGGAGCGACAAGCGCGAGCGCCAGTACGAACACATCAAGGACAGCCTGCAGGAGCGCGGCCGCGGAGAAAAAGCGGCCGAGCAGATTGCCGCGCGCACCGTGAACAAGGAACGCGCGCAGCACGGCGAAGCGAAGAAAGCCAACCCGAAGACGGTGCGCGACACGCCCGCACCCGTGCGCGGCGGCCAGCGCTCGCACACCGGCGCCCAGGGCCGCACGCGCGAGCAGCTCTACGAGGAAGCCCGCAGGAAAGGCATCGCGGGCCGATCGAAGATGAACAAGGCGGAGCTGGAGAAAGCCGTGGGGCGCTGA
- a CDS encoding DUF2269 family protein — translation MEYFVAKWLHILSSTVLFGTGIGTAFYLLVAMLGRDLRFIVPMTRWVVRADWLFTGTTAVLQPLSGWWLVHLMGLPWSTPWLARSLGLYALAVACWLPVVWIQVRMRDHAVRAEAGHPGAWAQLWRFFIAWVVLGIPALVAFLMIFWLMVRKSVGG, via the coding sequence ATGGAGTATTTCGTCGCCAAGTGGCTGCACATCCTGTCCTCCACGGTGCTGTTCGGCACCGGCATCGGCACCGCGTTCTACCTGCTGGTGGCGATGCTGGGCCGGGACCTGCGCTTCATCGTGCCCATGACCCGCTGGGTGGTGCGCGCGGACTGGCTGTTCACGGGCACCACCGCCGTGCTGCAGCCGCTCAGCGGCTGGTGGCTGGTGCACCTGATGGGCCTGCCGTGGAGCACGCCGTGGCTCGCGCGATCGCTGGGCCTCTATGCGCTGGCGGTGGCCTGCTGGCTGCCCGTGGTGTGGATCCAGGTGCGCATGCGCGACCACGCGGTGCGCGCGGAGGCCGGCCACCCGGGGGCCTGGGCGCAGCTGTGGCGCTTCTTCATCGCCTGGGTGGTGCTGGGCATTCCGGCGCTGGTGGCGTTCCTCATGATCTTCTGGCTGATGGTGCGCAAATCCGTGGGAGGGTGA
- a CDS encoding response regulator, which produces MTAHPVPGATAPIPAPAMPGLAAPLDRSLADVVLIVDDVPDNLAVLHDALDEAGYTVLVAASGEAALTRAAQALPDVVLLDAVMPGMDGFEVARRLKGLPATAHIPIVFMTGLTETEHLEAALAAGAVDYVTKPIKPREVLARMNVHLQGARRARQAQRQAGQARNALDAFGYASITVRASDGRLMWQTALARELLRQYFGGSGVGEGPAAALPAPAPAVAPPAVIGWLRAQLPQVALWAAQRVEPPRLVVEQGARRLSFALHQQTGDGEGGGDWLIVMRETSDAAVLDALAAGFRLTAREAEVLYWLVKGKTNRDIGDILGSSPATVKKHLERVYVKLGAETRTAAAAIAMARIRQTHPQFEG; this is translated from the coding sequence ATGACCGCCCACCCCGTCCCCGGCGCGACCGCGCCGATCCCCGCGCCCGCCATGCCGGGCCTGGCCGCGCCGCTCGACCGGTCGCTCGCCGATGTCGTGCTCATCGTGGACGACGTGCCCGACAACCTCGCCGTGCTGCACGATGCGCTCGACGAGGCCGGCTACACCGTGCTCGTGGCCGCCAGCGGCGAGGCCGCGCTCACGCGGGCCGCGCAGGCGCTGCCCGACGTGGTGCTGCTGGATGCCGTGATGCCCGGCATGGACGGCTTCGAGGTCGCGCGCCGCCTCAAGGGCCTGCCCGCCACCGCGCACATCCCCATCGTCTTCATGACCGGCCTCACCGAGACCGAGCACCTGGAAGCGGCGCTGGCCGCGGGCGCAGTGGACTATGTGACCAAGCCGATCAAGCCGCGCGAGGTGCTCGCGCGCATGAACGTGCACCTGCAGGGCGCGCGCCGCGCGCGGCAGGCCCAGCGCCAGGCCGGCCAGGCCCGCAATGCGCTCGACGCGTTCGGCTACGCCAGCATCACCGTGCGCGCGAGCGACGGGCGGCTCATGTGGCAGACGGCGCTCGCGCGCGAGCTGCTGCGGCAGTATTTCGGAGGCAGCGGCGTGGGCGAGGGGCCCGCCGCGGCGCTGCCCGCGCCTGCCCCCGCCGTGGCGCCGCCGGCCGTCATCGGCTGGCTGCGCGCGCAGCTGCCGCAGGTCGCGCTTTGGGCCGCGCAGCGCGTGGAGCCGCCGCGCCTCGTGGTGGAGCAGGGCGCGCGGCGGCTCTCCTTCGCGCTGCACCAGCAGACGGGCGATGGCGAGGGCGGCGGCGACTGGCTCATCGTAATGCGCGAGACCTCGGACGCGGCCGTGCTCGACGCGCTGGCCGCGGGCTTCCGGCTCACCGCGCGCGAGGCCGAGGTGCTCTACTGGCTCGTGAAGGGCAAGACCAACCGCGACATCGGCGACATCCTCGGGTCGAGCCCCGCCACCGTGAAGAAACACCTGGAGCGCGTGTACGTGAAGCTGGGGGCCGAGACGCGCACCGCCGCGGCCGCCATCGCGATGGCGCGCATCCGGCAGACGCATCCGCAGTTCGAGGGCTGA
- the lldR gene encoding transcriptional regulator LldR, producing the protein MRLADHVVEKLLALVQSRGLQAGQRLPAERQLAEDLGVSRTSVREAIQRLVSQGVLASRRGDGTYLQAAGAGAGAEWLQPAVAPLARLIDSDPHYRYDVLETRHALESSTAWLAAQRATAQDKERLRRCFDVMVQHQQSGHAELAARADAQFHLAIAEASHNLVLVQVMHSLFTMVLSTVERNRHDMFRLSAPQTLQELTEQHQGLMQAILDGDPQRARQCIGDHLEHVRTTIQRLDEDRARRERSTRMPQGGAPAPLLPPP; encoded by the coding sequence ATGCGCCTGGCCGATCATGTCGTCGAAAAACTGCTGGCACTCGTGCAGTCGCGCGGGCTGCAGGCCGGGCAGCGGCTGCCGGCCGAGCGGCAGCTCGCGGAGGATCTGGGCGTGTCGCGCACCTCGGTCCGCGAGGCGATCCAGAGGCTCGTGAGCCAGGGCGTGCTGGCCAGCCGGCGCGGCGACGGCACCTACCTGCAGGCGGCGGGCGCCGGGGCCGGCGCCGAGTGGCTGCAGCCGGCCGTGGCGCCGCTGGCCCGGCTCATCGACTCCGATCCGCACTACCGCTACGACGTGCTGGAGACGCGCCATGCGCTGGAGAGCAGCACCGCGTGGCTGGCCGCGCAGCGCGCCACGGCCCAGGACAAGGAGCGCCTGCGGCGGTGCTTCGACGTGATGGTGCAGCACCAGCAGAGCGGCCATGCCGAGCTGGCGGCGCGTGCCGATGCGCAGTTCCACCTGGCGATCGCCGAGGCCTCGCACAACCTGGTGCTGGTGCAGGTGATGCACAGCCTCTTCACGATGGTGCTGTCCACCGTGGAGCGCAACCGGCACGACATGTTCCGCCTCAGCGCGCCGCAGACGCTGCAGGAGCTGACCGAGCAGCACCAGGGCCTCATGCAGGCCATCCTGGACGGCGATCCCCAGCGTGCGCGCCAGTGCATCGGCGACCACCTGGAGCACGTCCGCACCACCATCCAGCGGCTGGACGAAGACCGCGCCCGCCGCGAGCGCTCCACGCGGATGCCGCAGGGCGGGGCGCCCGCACCGCTGCTGCCACCCCCTTGA
- a CDS encoding DUF6402 family protein: MNDIVRVDRERTRAELEKKLPPKTQRFQLDDIPGVMRSRLGWPVAAALMDRWFRGAGFAMPETIKSGQRHLIDLDSAQLEENTVTMQWALGFARVRTAVSVLQAQWNSPAGIQRLQGQATLQAMGQTRPWRFGDLNQPAKVLDDTCQVNRLKVGRFGDPMDDFYGAMGEATLKIAVSGLVTPKGRGKAAIAIDELAFYLRDSYDFTDDSFLSQPLGFWGPRGVERIPRSALDIPINEQWMYADADDASRQSYLVQNRHFRQWRALHGRGGDFMIVSDVHRVRLPFPTRLEW, translated from the coding sequence GTGAACGACATCGTCCGTGTGGACAGGGAGCGCACGCGCGCGGAACTCGAAAAGAAACTGCCGCCCAAGACCCAGCGCTTCCAGCTCGACGACATTCCGGGCGTGATGCGCTCGCGCCTGGGGTGGCCGGTGGCGGCGGCATTGATGGATCGGTGGTTCAGGGGAGCGGGGTTTGCGATGCCGGAGACCATCAAAAGTGGGCAGCGCCACCTGATCGATTTGGATTCAGCGCAACTGGAAGAGAACACGGTCACCATGCAATGGGCCTTGGGCTTTGCCCGGGTGCGGACTGCGGTGTCGGTGTTGCAGGCGCAATGGAATAGCCCTGCCGGAATACAGCGGCTACAAGGGCAGGCCACACTGCAGGCGATGGGACAAACCAGACCTTGGCGTTTTGGCGACCTGAACCAGCCGGCCAAGGTCTTGGACGACACCTGCCAAGTGAATCGTCTGAAAGTGGGCCGATTCGGGGATCCCATGGACGACTTCTACGGCGCCATGGGCGAAGCCACGCTCAAGATCGCGGTGTCTGGCCTGGTGACGCCCAAGGGGCGCGGCAAGGCCGCCATCGCCATCGATGAACTGGCCTTCTACCTGCGCGATTCCTATGACTTCACGGACGACTCCTTCCTGTCGCAGCCGCTGGGCTTCTGGGGGCCGCGTGGCGTGGAGCGCATCCCCCGGTCCGCCCTGGACATCCCCATCAACGAGCAATGGATGTATGCCGATGCCGACGATGCAAGCCGGCAGAGCTATCTGGTGCAGAACCGGCATTTCAGGCAGTGGCGCGCCCTGCATGGGCGGGGCGGGGACTTCATGATCGTCTCCGACGTACACCGCGTGCGCCTGCCTTTTCCGACCCGACTGGAGTGGTGA
- the lldP gene encoding L-lactate permease, which translates to MQPLWQQNYDPAGNIWISALVALIPIVFFFLALTRLRLKGYQAGTITVLLSLGVALLFYRMPVSAALASAVYGFFYGLWPIAWIIVAAVFLYKISVATGQFDVIRSSILSVTPDQRLQLILVGFCFGAFLEGAAGFGAPVAITAALLVGLGFKPLYAAGLCLIANTAPVAFGAMGIPIIVAGQVSGVDAFAIGQMAGRQLPFMTVIVLFWIMAIMDGWRGVKETWPAVLVGGGSFAIMQFLTANYIGPELPDITSAIVSLVVLTLFLKVWQPRRIFRFEPEPAATGAAARGAARTPAGAGAGAARVSSGVPLTAGAVFRAWSPFIILTAVVTLWSLKPFKALFAAQGALASTVVNLPVPFLHNLIEKTPPVVASAVPYGAVYSFNWLSATGTAILIAALITIASTRLSPAKAVATLGETFQELAVPIYSIGMVLAFAFIANYSGLSATLALALAHTGHAFTFFSPFLGWIGVFLTGSDTSANALFAALQATTAQQLGLPQVLTVAANTTGGVTGKMISPQSIAIACAAVGLAGRESDLFRFTVKHSLVFAAIIGVMTTLQAYVFPWMIPGR; encoded by the coding sequence ATGCAACCCCTCTGGCAGCAGAACTACGACCCCGCCGGAAACATCTGGATTTCCGCGCTGGTGGCGCTCATTCCCATCGTCTTTTTCTTCCTGGCCCTGACCCGGCTGCGGCTCAAGGGCTACCAGGCCGGCACCATCACCGTGCTGCTGTCCCTGGGCGTGGCGCTGCTCTTCTACCGCATGCCCGTGAGCGCCGCGCTGGCCTCGGCGGTGTACGGCTTCTTCTACGGCCTGTGGCCGATCGCCTGGATCATCGTGGCCGCGGTGTTCCTCTACAAGATCTCGGTGGCGACGGGGCAGTTCGACGTCATCCGCTCGTCGATCCTGTCGGTCACGCCGGACCAGCGGCTGCAGCTCATCCTCGTGGGCTTTTGCTTCGGCGCGTTCCTGGAGGGCGCGGCCGGCTTCGGCGCGCCGGTGGCCATCACGGCCGCGCTGCTGGTGGGGCTGGGCTTCAAGCCGCTCTATGCCGCGGGCCTGTGCCTGATCGCGAACACGGCGCCGGTGGCGTTCGGCGCCATGGGCATTCCGATCATCGTGGCGGGGCAGGTGTCGGGCGTGGATGCATTCGCCATCGGCCAGATGGCTGGCCGGCAACTGCCGTTCATGACGGTGATCGTGCTGTTCTGGATCATGGCGATCATGGACGGCTGGCGCGGCGTGAAGGAGACCTGGCCGGCCGTGCTGGTGGGCGGGGGCTCGTTCGCCATCATGCAGTTCCTCACGGCCAACTACATCGGCCCCGAGCTGCCCGACATCACCTCGGCCATCGTGTCGCTGGTGGTGCTGACGCTGTTCCTGAAGGTCTGGCAGCCCAGGCGCATCTTCCGCTTCGAGCCGGAGCCCGCGGCCACCGGTGCCGCCGCCCGGGGCGCGGCCCGTACCCCCGCCGGTGCCGGCGCTGGCGCCGCGCGCGTGTCCAGCGGCGTGCCGCTCACGGCGGGCGCGGTGTTCAGGGCGTGGTCGCCGTTCATCATCCTCACCGCCGTGGTGACGCTGTGGAGCCTCAAGCCTTTCAAGGCGCTGTTCGCGGCGCAGGGTGCGCTGGCCTCCACGGTCGTCAATCTGCCCGTGCCCTTCCTGCACAACCTGATCGAGAAGACGCCGCCGGTGGTGGCTTCCGCCGTGCCCTACGGCGCGGTGTATTCGTTCAACTGGCTGTCCGCCACGGGCACGGCCATCCTGATCGCCGCCCTCATCACCATCGCCTCCACGCGCCTGTCCCCCGCGAAGGCCGTGGCCACGCTGGGCGAGACCTTCCAGGAGCTGGCCGTGCCGATCTATTCCATCGGCATGGTGCTGGCGTTCGCGTTCATCGCCAACTATTCGGGCCTGTCCGCCACGCTCGCGCTGGCCCTGGCACACACCGGCCACGCGTTCACCTTCTTCTCGCCGTTCCTCGGCTGGATCGGCGTCTTCCTGACCGGCTCCGACACGTCGGCCAATGCGCTGTTCGCCGCGCTGCAGGCCACCACGGCGCAGCAGCTGGGCCTGCCGCAGGTGCTGACGGTGGCGGCCAACACGACGGGCGGCGTCACGGGCAAGATGATCTCGCCGCAGTCCATCGCCATCGCCTGCGCGGCCGTGGGGCTGGCGGGGCGCGAATCCGACCTGTTCCGCTTCACGGTGAAGCACAGCCTGGTCTTCGCTGCGATCATCGGGGTGATGACGACGCTGCAGGCCTACGTGTTTCCGTGGATGATCCCGGGGCGGTGA